A region of the Geomonas subterranea genome:
GCCTCGACGATGCGACGCTGGTAGTCGTTGGGGGAACCCGCGCCCTGGGGTACCGACATGGCCACCTGGGGCTCCTTGTTCTGCCCGGCGATGTTGAAGATCAGGTAGCCACCCAGAAGGCCCACGATCAGCGCAACCACGACGGTAAGTACGTTCTCTTTGTTCACGAATCCTCCTTAGGCGGCTTCGGCCTTGGTTTCGACGGCGTGCTTCTCCCAGAGTGCCACGATCGGGCTCGCCACGAAGATGGAAGAGTAGGTCGCCACCACGACGCCCACGACCAGCGCGAAGGCGAAGTCATGGATCACCTCTCCGCCGAAGAGAAAGAGGGAGACTGCGGCAAGGAAGGTGGTTACCGAGGTGATGATGGTACGGGACAGGGTTTCGTTGATGCTCTTGTTGAAGATGGTGATCATCGGGTCCTTGAGGCTCTTGTGCATATTCTCGCGGATACGGTCGAAGACGACGACGGTATCGGTGAGCGAGTAGCCCGCGATGGTGAGGACCGCGGTGATGAACAGGATGTTGACCTCGCGGTGCATCACGTAGAACACGGCGATCATGGCGAGCACGTCGTGCATGGTGGCCACCACCGCCCCCACGCCGAACTTGAAGTCGAAGCGCCAGGCGATGTAGAGGATGATCCCCAGCATGGAGAGCGCCACGGCCACCAGGGTGTCCTGCTTCAGCTTCTCGCCGATGGAAGGGCCGATCTCGGTGGAGCTTTCCACGGAGAAGGTGTTGCCGGGGATGCCGGCCTTGAGCGCGTCGGCCACCTGGTCGGCGGACTTGCCGGTGGACTTGTGCATCTTGACGAGCACCTGGTTGCCGCCGGTGATTTCCTGCAGTTCCACTTCCTTCACGCCTGCCTTGGCGAGCGCGTCACGGATGGACTGGGTGCTGGCCGCCTGCGCGAACTTGATCTGCATCTCGGTGCCGCCGGAGAAGTCGATACCCATGTTGGCGGTGCCGCGGGCGATGGCGATGATGCCGAGGAGGCCGATGATGGCCATGATGCCGGAGACGAGGAAGGAGACCTTCCTCATCCCGATGAAATCTATGTTGGTCTTCTTGAGCAGTTCCATTGGTCTCCTCCCTTATACGCTGAGTCGCTTCACGTGGACGCGGTCCAGGAAGGCGTCAAAGAGCACCTTGGTGGCCACAAGCGACGTGAACAGGTTGATGATGATACCGAGGCTCAGCGAGACGGCGAAGCCCTTGACCGGGCCGGTGCCGAACTGGAACAGCACCGCAGCGGTGATGAGGGCGGTCACGTGCGAGTCCATGATGGTGAGAAACGCCTTGTCGTAGCCGGCGTCGAGCGCCGCGTGCGGCGTCTTGCCCAGGCGGAGCTCCTCCCTGATCCTCTCGAAGATGAGGACGTTGGAGTCGACCGACATACCGACCAGGAGGACGATAGCGGCGATGCCCGGCAGGGTGAGGGTAGCACCCAGCGCGGAGAGAGCGCCCATCAGGAACAGGATGTTCAGCACCATGCCGAGGTTCGCGACCATGCCGGAGAGCTTGTAGTACAGCGCCATGAAGCTGACGACCAGAAGGACGCCGATCAGGCCGGCCATGAGCCCCTTGTGGATGGAGTCACGCCCCAGGGAAGGTCCGACGGTGACGTTCTGCAGGATCTTGACCGGTGCGGGAAGCGAACCGGCGCGCAGCACGATGGCGAGGTCGGCGGCTTCCTTTTCGGTGAAGGAGCCGGAGATCTGGGCGGAACCGCCCGAGATCCTCTCGCGGATCACCGGTGCCGAGTAGATGTTGCTGTCCAGCACGATGGCGAAGCGCTTGCCCACGTTGGCGGCGGTGACCTGGTCGAACAGGCGCGCGCCGGTGGAGTTGAACTCGATGGCCACGTAAGGCTGGTTGTACTGGGAGTCGATCCTGATCTGGGCGTCGGTCAGAAGCTCGCCGGTGATGATCGCCTTCTTCTTCACGACCAGCGGGGTCTCGGAGACGGCGCCGGTCTGGGGATCGGTCCTCTTCTCGAAGAGGAGCTCGTCATCCTCGGGAAGCGAGCCTGCGGCCGCGGTGGCCGCGTTGACGGACTCGTCGACGAGCTTGAACTCGAGGCGCGCGGTCTTGCCGATCAGCTCGATGGCGCGCTTGGGATCCTTGATGCCGGGGAGCTGCACGACGATGTTGTTGAGTCCCTCGCGCTGGATCACCGGCTCGGAGACGCCGAACTGGTCAATCCTGTTGCGGATGGTCTCGAGAGCCTGCGCCACGGCGCGGTCCTTCCTGACCTGGGCCTCTTTCTCGTTGATGCGCAGCTGCATGTTGACGAAGCCACCCTCGTCGAAGACCGGGAGGGTCTCGAGGTCGGGGTACTTCTTCTTGATCAGTGCCTGCACCTTGTCGGCCGAGCCGCGGTCATACAGGGTGAGCTGCACCTTGTCGCCACCCAGGCGCCCGATC
Encoded here:
- the secF gene encoding protein translocase subunit SecF, with protein sequence MELLKKTNIDFIGMRKVSFLVSGIMAIIGLLGIIAIARGTANMGIDFSGGTEMQIKFAQAASTQSIRDALAKAGVKEVELQEITGGNQVLVKMHKSTGKSADQVADALKAGIPGNTFSVESSTEIGPSIGEKLKQDTLVAVALSMLGIILYIAWRFDFKFGVGAVVATMHDVLAMIAVFYVMHREVNILFITAVLTIAGYSLTDTVVVFDRIRENMHKSLKDPMITIFNKSINETLSRTIITSVTTFLAAVSLFLFGGEVIHDFAFALVVGVVVATYSSIFVASPIVALWEKHAVETKAEAA
- the secD gene encoding protein translocase subunit SecD; protein product: MKGYTWRISLILIFIIASCVYLTPTLVDTLPKWWSGLLPKDKIHLGLDLQGGTHLVMEVETQKAVEGSLDLIATDLEDSLTSQNLRFKKIGRLGGDKVQLTLYDRGSADKVQALIKKKYPDLETLPVFDEGGFVNMQLRINEKEAQVRKDRAVAQALETIRNRIDQFGVSEPVIQREGLNNIVVQLPGIKDPKRAIELIGKTARLEFKLVDESVNAATAAAGSLPEDDELLFEKRTDPQTGAVSETPLVVKKKAIITGELLTDAQIRIDSQYNQPYVAIEFNSTGARLFDQVTAANVGKRFAIVLDSNIYSAPVIRERISGGSAQISGSFTEKEAADLAIVLRAGSLPAPVKILQNVTVGPSLGRDSIHKGLMAGLIGVLLVVSFMALYYKLSGMVANLGMVLNILFLMGALSALGATLTLPGIAAIVLLVGMSVDSNVLIFERIREELRLGKTPHAALDAGYDKAFLTIMDSHVTALITAAVLFQFGTGPVKGFAVSLSLGIIINLFTSLVATKVLFDAFLDRVHVKRLSV